The proteins below come from a single Conger conger chromosome 10, fConCon1.1, whole genome shotgun sequence genomic window:
- the si:ch211-210c8.6 gene encoding uncharacterized protein si:ch211-210c8.6 — protein MSQYILIFQDMLDFVMGSTFVKCAATDLAIQWFGWAVAAALKTEKFYDLAGSGTFILLAHLSRMWGGTGHVRQNVQTGLVTAWGLRLGTYLFLRIMKDGHDRRFDKARDSPGTFFVYWTVQALWVFMTLLPTLILNSERRDEPLGPRDYLGWGLWGLGFATEAIADQQKWNFKQDPDNAGKFIQSGLWAYSRHPNYLGEILQWCGLFLSASSVMRGVQHLSVASPLFLWFLLRHVSGVPILERQALKRWGSDPAFQNYLRNTPLLWPCLT, from the exons atgtcacagtatATTTTGATTTTTCAGGATATGTTGGATTTTGTCATGGGGAGCACGTTTGTGAAATGTGCTGCCACCGATTTGGCGATCCAGTGGTTCGGCTGGGCTGTTGCCGCCGCCTTGAAAACTGAGAAGTTTTACGACTTAGCAG GGTCCGGTACATTTATATTATTAGCCCATCTTAGTCGAATGTGGGGAGGAACCGGTCATGTGCGGCAAAATGTGCAAACTGGACTCGTGACAGCATGGGGACTTCG GTTGGGCACGTACCTCTTTCTGCGGATAATGAAGGACGGGCACGACCGTAGGTTTGACAAGGCCAGGGACAGCCCCGGAACCTTCTTTGTGTATTGGACAGTCCAAG CCCTGTGGGTGTTCATGACACTCCTGCCCACCCTGATTCTGAACAGTGAACGCCGGGATGAACCCCTGGGTCCACGGGATTACCTGGGGTGGGGCCTGTGGGGGCTGGGCTTTGCCACAGAAGCCATTGCTGATCAGCAGAAGTGGAATTTTAAACAGGACCCCGATAATGCT GGCAAATTCATCCAGAGCGGGCTGTGGGCATATAGCCGGCACCCCAATTACCTGGGGGAGATCCTGCAGTGGTGTGGGCTCTTCCTGTCGGCCTCCTCTGTGATGCGGGGTGTCCAGCACCTCAGCGtggcctctccactcttcctctgGTTCCTTCTGCGCCACGTCAGCGGAGTCCCCATTCTGGAGCGGCAGGCCCTGAAGAGGTGGGGGTCCGACCCCGCCTTCCAAAACTACCTCAGAAACACTCCCCTCCTCTGGCCCTGCCTGACATGA